The following coding sequences lie in one Nocardioides sambongensis genomic window:
- a CDS encoding GNAT family N-acetyltransferase, giving the protein MHPDRQVRRAEASAPADAATLGRLLYDFNTEFDSETDPADVLAERFARLLGLDAVLALLAEGPDGAEGFAFLTLRPAVWFDGPVAQLEELYVVPALRDAGIGTALLDLARSLVRERGAPEMHINVDAIDTDTRRFYERHGFVNIEPGTDYRMLCYIGPTDRTPR; this is encoded by the coding sequence ATGCACCCGGACCGGCAGGTACGACGCGCCGAGGCGAGCGCCCCGGCCGACGCCGCCACCCTCGGACGTCTGCTGTACGACTTCAACACCGAGTTCGACTCCGAGACCGACCCCGCCGACGTCCTGGCCGAGCGGTTCGCCCGGCTCCTCGGGCTCGACGCCGTCCTGGCGCTGCTGGCCGAGGGCCCGGACGGCGCCGAGGGCTTCGCGTTCCTGACCCTGCGCCCGGCCGTCTGGTTCGACGGACCGGTCGCGCAGCTCGAGGAGCTGTACGTCGTACCGGCGCTGCGGGACGCGGGCATCGGCACCGCCCTCCTCGACCTGGCCCGGTCGCTGGTCCGCGAGCGCGGCGCACCCGAGATGCACATCAACGTCGACGCGATCGACACCGACACCCGCCGGTTCTACGAGCGTCACGGGTTCGTCAACATCGAGCCGGGCACCGACTACCGGATGCTCTGCTACATCGGCCCGACGGACCGCACCCCTCGCTGA
- a CDS encoding alpha/beta hydrolase encodes MDAPRFYRDQQAWQDLQQFLPERLRLTDAARLPTEEHWEWEGHRVHLDRYRNPAAKARVVLHHGVGTNGRQMSLILGAPLADAGYDVVALDNLGYGLTDVADGARFGYSDWVRLVLAFLAAEDDGRPVVLYGLSAGGMLAYHVAAAAPRGSVAGIVGMTFLDQRVQHVFDATAHDIVTSRVGGPLMKLVGDTPLGAVKYPMSLAGKMHTLVNDRAAMKVLRKDRTSAANWVSIRFLADYITYVPAVEPADFAACPVLLTQPAEDRWTPYEVSRPVLDPISAVPVEVVTLDGAGHYPLEEPGLTQLFEAVTGFVEKVTATA; translated from the coding sequence ATGGACGCCCCCCGCTTCTACCGCGACCAGCAGGCCTGGCAGGACCTCCAGCAGTTCCTGCCCGAACGGCTCCGCCTCACCGACGCCGCGCGACTCCCCACCGAGGAGCACTGGGAGTGGGAGGGACACCGGGTCCACCTCGACCGCTACCGCAACCCGGCGGCGAAGGCACGGGTGGTGCTGCACCACGGCGTCGGCACCAACGGCCGCCAGATGTCGCTGATCCTGGGCGCGCCGCTGGCCGACGCCGGCTACGACGTGGTCGCCCTGGACAACCTCGGCTACGGCCTCACCGACGTCGCCGACGGGGCGCGCTTCGGCTACTCCGACTGGGTGCGCCTGGTGCTGGCCTTCCTCGCCGCCGAGGACGACGGCCGACCGGTGGTGCTCTACGGGCTGAGCGCCGGCGGCATGCTGGCCTACCACGTGGCCGCCGCCGCACCCCGGGGCTCGGTCGCCGGGATCGTCGGGATGACGTTCCTGGACCAGCGGGTGCAGCACGTCTTCGACGCCACCGCCCACGACATCGTCACCTCCCGCGTCGGCGGACCGCTGATGAAGCTGGTCGGCGACACCCCGCTGGGCGCCGTGAAGTATCCGATGTCGCTGGCTGGCAAGATGCACACCCTGGTCAACGACCGCGCCGCGATGAAAGTGCTGCGCAAGGACCGGACCTCCGCCGCCAACTGGGTCAGCATCCGGTTCCTGGCCGACTACATCACCTACGTGCCGGCCGTCGAGCCGGCCGACTTCGCCGCGTGTCCGGTGCTGCTCACCCAGCCCGCCGAGGACCGGTGGACGCCGTACGAGGTGAGCCGTCCGGTGCTCGACCCGATCTCCGCGGTGCCGGTCGAGGTGGTCACCCTCGACGGCGCCGGGCACTACCCGCTCGAGGAGCCCGGACTGACCCAGCTGTTCGAGGCGGTCACCGGGTTCGTCGAGAAGGTCACCGCCACCGCGTGA
- a CDS encoding metallophosphoesterase family protein has protein sequence MVDRAFAAYPDAELTVHAGDQINDAGEDAQWGQWFAGMGEHLAQTQTVTTLGNHELTIDPTASQYRAHYEYPRNGPITQRELVWYTDYQDVRFISLNGNAPLGGPDQAIWLKRLLADNPNTWTVVTFHQPMFSNTDGRDNIATRTLWLPIFEKYGVDLVLQGHDHTYARGHLADNERPDGSVVGPVYTVAVSGSKYYEPSDGTNNWTANDATRVVSHGDTSTFQAITVSDDTLTYRAVVGAVGENSTAPGGVGSTLDAFTIRRKADGTKRVVPPRG, from the coding sequence GTGGTCGACCGGGCCTTCGCCGCCTACCCGGACGCCGAGCTCACCGTGCACGCCGGGGACCAGATCAACGATGCCGGCGAGGACGCTCAGTGGGGCCAGTGGTTCGCCGGGATGGGTGAGCACCTGGCGCAGACCCAGACGGTGACCACGCTGGGCAACCACGAGCTGACCATCGACCCGACCGCCAGCCAGTACCGCGCGCACTACGAGTACCCGAGGAACGGACCGATCACCCAGCGCGAGCTGGTCTGGTACACCGACTACCAGGACGTCCGGTTCATCTCGCTCAACGGCAACGCGCCGCTCGGCGGACCGGACCAGGCGATCTGGCTGAAGCGGCTGCTCGCCGACAACCCGAACACGTGGACGGTGGTCACCTTCCACCAGCCGATGTTCTCCAACACCGACGGCCGCGACAACATCGCCACCCGCACCCTGTGGCTGCCGATCTTCGAGAAGTACGGCGTCGACCTCGTGCTGCAGGGGCACGACCACACCTACGCCCGGGGCCACCTCGCCGACAACGAGCGGCCCGACGGATCGGTCGTCGGGCCGGTCTACACGGTCGCGGTGAGCGGCTCGAAGTACTACGAGCCCTCGGACGGCACGAACAACTGGACCGCCAACGACGCCACCCGGGTGGTCTCGCACGGGGACACCTCGACCTTCCAGGCGATCACGGTCAGCGACGACACGCTGACCTACCGCGCGGTCGTCGGGGCGGTGGGCGAGAACAGCACCGCGCCCGGTGGGGTCGGCAGCACCCTGGACGCCTTCACCATCCGCCGGAAGGCCGACGGGACGAAGCGGGTGGTGCCGCCGCGAGGGTGA
- a CDS encoding fibronectin type III domain-containing protein translates to MVSDRRTRPLALAAAGGLGLSLLLTAPTSTAVDEGAIPDRIVLNPTPTPATSQEVTWRTDSAVTEGVVEYGPAEAGRWPPSRPAAPRRRRC, encoded by the coding sequence GTGGTGTCCGACCGTCGTACCCGACCGCTCGCCCTCGCCGCCGCCGGCGGCCTCGGGCTCTCCCTGCTGCTCACCGCCCCCACGTCGACGGCCGTCGACGAGGGCGCGATCCCGGACCGGATCGTGCTCAACCCGACCCCGACCCCGGCCACCTCCCAGGAGGTCACCTGGCGCACCGACTCCGCGGTGACCGAGGGCGTCGTCGAGTACGGACCGGCCGAGGCGGGGCGCTGGCCACCGTCGAGGCCGGCCGCCCCCAGAAGGCGTCGCTGCTGA
- the ppc gene encoding phosphoenolpyruvate carboxylase: MSASRTHRPSVEEILQADHREPDAAAFAGAVGSDERHTALRSSVRQLTTLLGEALARHESPELLATVERVRHLARRPDSAELRALLAEIDEPTAVVLARAFTAYFELVNATEQLHRWRELTDADTPPIAATVARLGAALEDGSLDRGELEEILGRIEYRPVFTAHPTEASRRSVLRLLRRLVEAADAAEDPRASAADAARQERRLTELVDLLWQTDELRVVRPEPADEARTAIYFLRSLASEVVPDLLAELDTELARLDLRLPVTARPLRFGTWAGGDRDGNPNVTPAVTEEILGLQFASGIAELGRMVDDLLVEMTASTRIVEVTEELRASVERDAAALPITWETIRRLNAEEPYRCKLTFVKVRLQRTAERLRQGTAHEPLRDYADFGELIADLALVREAMLAAGDELTGNGAILRALRTAAAFGAGLATMDVREHSGKHHAALAELYARLGDLRYGELDRPERIATLQREMASPRPLVGAVRDQLGEAATASLALMDTLRRALDTYGPETVETYIVSMTHDVDDLYAVVVLAREAGLIELGADGAATARIGFAPLFETVAELEAAGPLLDALLSEPSYRRIVAARGDVQEIMLGYSDSSKGAGIAASQWQIHRAQRGLRDIAARHGVRLRLFHGRGGSVGRGGGPTAEAIMSQPNGSLDGPIKITEQGEVISDKYALPGLARTNLEAALAAVIEGTALHRTSLLPPEVLQEWNATMDTVAGAGQRAYEELIGSPSLVPFFLHATPVDELGNLNIGSRPAKRPGGDGGIEDLRAIPWVFGWTQTRIILPGWFGVGSGLAAAREAGAEGTLREMYGSWPFFRTFLSNVQMTLTKTDLDIAAQYVADLVPTEHRGVFEVIRAEHDRTVREVLAVTEQGSLLESAPLLRRTLELRDHYLAPLHALQVALLARTRAAAEGSEGDPDVQRAMLLTINGIAAGLRNTG, translated from the coding sequence ATGAGCGCATCGCGAACGCATCGGCCGAGCGTCGAGGAGATCCTGCAGGCCGATCACCGGGAGCCGGACGCCGCCGCGTTCGCGGGGGCCGTCGGGTCCGACGAGCGCCACACCGCGCTGCGCTCGTCGGTGCGTCAGCTGACCACCCTGCTCGGCGAGGCGCTGGCCCGCCACGAGAGCCCCGAGCTGCTGGCGACCGTGGAGCGGGTCCGGCACCTGGCCCGCCGCCCCGACAGCGCCGAGCTGCGGGCGCTGCTCGCCGAGATCGACGAGCCGACCGCCGTCGTCCTGGCGCGCGCGTTCACCGCCTACTTCGAGCTGGTGAACGCGACCGAGCAGTTGCACCGCTGGCGCGAGCTGACCGACGCGGACACGCCGCCGATCGCGGCCACCGTCGCCCGGCTCGGCGCCGCACTCGAGGACGGCAGCCTGGACCGCGGCGAGCTCGAGGAGATCCTGGGCCGGATCGAATACCGGCCGGTCTTCACCGCGCACCCGACCGAGGCCAGCCGGCGCAGCGTGCTGCGCCTGCTGCGCCGCCTGGTCGAGGCCGCCGACGCCGCCGAGGACCCGCGCGCGAGCGCGGCCGACGCGGCACGGCAGGAGCGCCGGCTGACCGAGCTGGTCGACCTGCTCTGGCAGACCGACGAGCTGCGCGTCGTACGGCCCGAGCCCGCGGACGAGGCGCGCACCGCGATCTACTTCCTGCGGTCGCTGGCCAGTGAGGTCGTCCCCGACCTGCTCGCCGAGCTGGACACCGAGCTGGCCCGGCTCGACCTGCGGCTGCCGGTGACCGCGCGCCCGCTGCGGTTCGGCACCTGGGCCGGCGGCGACCGGGACGGCAACCCCAACGTGACCCCGGCGGTCACCGAGGAGATCCTCGGCCTGCAGTTCGCCTCCGGGATCGCCGAGCTGGGCCGGATGGTGGACGACCTGCTGGTCGAGATGACCGCCTCCACCCGGATCGTGGAGGTGACCGAGGAGCTGCGCGCCAGCGTCGAGCGTGATGCCGCAGCGCTGCCGATCACCTGGGAGACGATCCGCCGGCTCAACGCCGAGGAGCCCTACCGGTGCAAGCTGACCTTCGTGAAGGTCCGCCTGCAGCGGACCGCCGAGCGGCTGCGGCAGGGCACCGCGCACGAGCCGCTGCGCGACTACGCGGACTTCGGCGAGCTGATCGCCGACCTCGCCCTGGTCCGCGAGGCGATGCTGGCCGCCGGCGACGAGCTCACCGGCAACGGGGCGATCCTGCGTGCCCTGCGCACCGCCGCCGCCTTCGGCGCCGGCCTGGCGACGATGGACGTGCGGGAGCACTCCGGCAAGCACCACGCTGCGCTCGCCGAGCTCTACGCGCGCCTCGGCGACCTGCGCTACGGCGAGCTCGACCGCCCCGAGCGGATCGCCACCCTGCAGCGGGAGATGGCCAGCCCCCGTCCGCTGGTCGGCGCCGTCCGCGACCAGCTCGGCGAGGCGGCCACCGCGTCGCTGGCACTGATGGACACGCTGCGCCGGGCGCTGGACACCTACGGCCCGGAGACGGTGGAGACCTACATCGTCTCGATGACCCACGACGTGGACGACCTCTACGCCGTGGTGGTGCTGGCCCGCGAGGCCGGGCTGATCGAGCTCGGTGCCGACGGCGCCGCGACCGCCCGGATCGGGTTCGCCCCGCTCTTCGAGACCGTCGCCGAGCTGGAGGCCGCCGGGCCGCTGCTCGACGCCCTGCTCAGCGAGCCGAGCTATCGACGGATCGTGGCCGCGCGCGGCGACGTGCAGGAGATCATGCTCGGCTACTCCGACTCCTCCAAGGGCGCCGGCATCGCCGCCTCGCAGTGGCAGATCCACCGCGCCCAGCGGGGCCTGCGCGACATCGCCGCCCGGCACGGGGTCCGGCTGCGCCTCTTCCACGGCCGCGGCGGCTCCGTCGGCCGCGGTGGCGGTCCCACCGCCGAGGCGATCATGTCCCAGCCCAACGGCAGCCTGGACGGCCCGATCAAGATCACCGAGCAGGGCGAGGTGATCTCCGACAAGTACGCGCTGCCCGGCCTGGCCCGCACCAACCTGGAGGCGGCGCTGGCCGCGGTGATCGAGGGCACCGCGCTGCACCGCACCTCGCTGCTGCCGCCCGAGGTGCTGCAGGAGTGGAACGCGACGATGGACACCGTCGCCGGTGCCGGTCAGCGCGCCTACGAGGAGCTGATCGGCTCGCCGTCCCTGGTGCCGTTCTTCCTGCACGCCACCCCCGTCGACGAGCTCGGCAACCTCAACATCGGCTCCCGGCCGGCCAAGCGGCCCGGCGGGGACGGCGGCATCGAGGACCTGCGGGCGATCCCGTGGGTCTTCGGCTGGACGCAGACCCGGATCATCCTGCCCGGCTGGTTCGGGGTGGGCTCGGGGCTGGCCGCCGCCCGCGAGGCGGGCGCGGAGGGGACCCTGCGCGAGATGTACGGCTCCTGGCCGTTCTTCCGCACGTTCCTCTCCAACGTGCAGATGACGCTCACCAAGACCGACCTCGACATCGCGGCTCAGTACGTCGCCGACCTGGTGCCCACCGAGCACCGGGGCGTCTTCGAGGTGATCCGCGCCGAGCACGACCGCACCGTGCGCGAGGTGCTGGCGGTCACCGAGCAGGGCTCGCTGCTGGAGAGCGCGCCGCTGCTGCGTCGTACCTTGGAACTGCGGGACCACTACCTGGCGCCGCTGCACGCCCTGCAGGTCGCCCTGCTCGCCCGCACCCGGGCGGCCGCCGAGGGCAGTGAGGGGGACCCCGACGTGCAGCGGGCGATGCTGCTGACCATCAACGGGATCGCGGCCGGGCTGCGCAACACCGGCTGA
- a CDS encoding VanZ family protein, with amino-acid sequence MLHRHPFLGLITGCYLVFVGWLTLTPQPIDAEDVALIERALDALHRRGYAESLDYDRLEFLANIALFVPIGAFVLLLLGLRWWWVVVLGCLGLTSFIEAVQTRIPGRYPDERDLFANSVGGLIGVALAALLTLPSELRRRRARRAAGPKVRRPTSTA; translated from the coding sequence GTGCTGCACCGTCATCCGTTCCTCGGCCTGATCACCGGGTGCTACCTGGTGTTCGTGGGCTGGCTGACGCTGACCCCGCAGCCGATCGACGCCGAGGACGTCGCGCTGATCGAGCGGGCGCTGGACGCGTTGCACCGCCGCGGCTACGCCGAGTCGCTCGACTACGACCGGCTCGAGTTCCTCGCCAACATCGCGCTCTTCGTCCCGATCGGGGCGTTCGTGCTGCTGCTCCTCGGGCTGCGCTGGTGGTGGGTCGTGGTGCTCGGCTGCCTGGGCCTGACCTCGTTCATCGAGGCCGTCCAGACGCGGATCCCGGGCCGCTACCCGGACGAGCGGGACCTGTTCGCCAACTCTGTGGGTGGGCTGATCGGCGTCGCCCTCGCCGCCCTGCTCACGCTGCCCTCGGAGCTGCGCCGGCGCCGGGCCAGGCGGGCTGCCGGACCGAAGGTCAGGCGCCCGACATCGACAGCTTGA
- the leuE gene encoding leucine efflux protein LeuE → MLGVIDLPTYLVGLVLIILLPGPNSLYVLSVAARRGIRSGYAAAAGVWTGDTVLMVLSAAGVASVLQANDLLFGIVKWVGACYLAWLAFGLIRGAWAMWRTRREEALLAAGVPVPERQERPYRRALVVSLLNPKAILFFVAFFVQFVDPAYGNPVVPFLVLGVLAQVASAIYLSALIVGGTRLSAAFRKRRGVAAGATSAVGAVFLAFAVKLSMSGA, encoded by the coding sequence GTGCTGGGTGTCATCGATCTGCCGACGTACCTCGTCGGGCTGGTGCTGATCATCCTGTTGCCGGGGCCCAACTCGCTCTACGTGCTGAGCGTCGCGGCCCGGCGCGGGATCCGGAGCGGGTACGCCGCCGCCGCCGGCGTGTGGACCGGCGACACCGTGCTCATGGTGCTCTCCGCGGCCGGCGTCGCCTCGGTGCTGCAGGCCAACGACCTGCTCTTCGGGATCGTGAAGTGGGTCGGCGCCTGCTACCTGGCCTGGCTGGCCTTCGGGCTGATCCGCGGGGCCTGGGCGATGTGGCGCACCCGCCGCGAGGAGGCGCTGCTCGCGGCCGGCGTCCCGGTGCCCGAACGGCAGGAGCGTCCCTACCGGCGGGCGCTCGTGGTGAGCCTGCTCAACCCGAAGGCGATCCTCTTCTTCGTCGCCTTCTTCGTGCAGTTCGTCGACCCCGCCTACGGCAACCCGGTGGTGCCGTTCCTGGTGCTCGGCGTGCTCGCCCAGGTCGCCAGCGCGATCTACCTCAGCGCCCTGATCGTCGGCGGCACCCGGCTCTCCGCGGCCTTCCGCAAGCGGCGCGGGGTCGCCGCCGGCGCCACCTCGGCGGTCGGCGCGGTGTTCCTGGCGTTCGCGGTCAAGCTGTCGATGTCGGGCGCCTGA
- a CDS encoding LOG family protein, translated as MLERLAVFLGSSNDVDTRYKDDAYQAGRLLASRGIELVYGGGSTGLMGFLSQGVLDGGGRVYGVIPRFMVEREWARMHGPRIEMHVVASMHERKARMAERAQAFLTLPGGLGTLEELFEVWTWRTLGLHNKPLGVLDTDGFWDPLIQTLDRITDAGFMGAGTLADLVVERDLGTMLDRLDERL; from the coding sequence ATGCTCGAGCGTCTTGCTGTCTTTCTCGGGTCCAGCAACGACGTCGACACCCGTTACAAGGACGACGCCTATCAGGCCGGACGACTGCTCGCCTCGCGCGGCATCGAACTGGTCTACGGCGGTGGGAGCACCGGCCTGATGGGCTTCCTGTCCCAAGGGGTGCTCGACGGCGGGGGCCGGGTCTACGGAGTGATCCCGCGGTTCATGGTGGAGCGCGAGTGGGCCCGGATGCACGGTCCCCGGATCGAGATGCACGTCGTCGCCAGCATGCACGAGCGCAAGGCCCGGATGGCCGAGCGGGCGCAGGCCTTCCTGACCCTGCCCGGCGGCCTCGGCACCCTCGAGGAGCTCTTCGAGGTCTGGACCTGGCGCACCCTGGGTCTGCACAACAAGCCCCTCGGCGTGCTCGACACCGACGGCTTCTGGGACCCGCTGATCCAGACCCTGGACCGGATCACCGACGCCGGCTTCATGGGGGCCGGGACGCTGGCGGACCTTGTCGTCGAGCGCGACCTGGGCACGATGCTGGATCGGCTCGACGAGCGTCTGTGA
- a CDS encoding S1C family serine protease — translation MPDQPPPPPPFSPYAAPVPESQIGAQPHRRSTRWGAVAAAGALGAVVALGVGGAAGWMVGRNSATPSDTGAASAPAADGRGTVPGAPWGGTGGQSDGGSVPELPDDWSGQQPMAGDASAGQTDATDEQETGVVLVESTLTNGSGAGTGFVIDEDGTVVTNYHVVEGSTALRVTIASTGAVYDAEVLGSNETADIALLQLTGAQGLDEVVLDDDGVQVGEAVTTIGNSEGQGYLSAASGSVVGLDEDITTSDQLTSGTNDLSGLIVNDVYAVSGDSGGPLVDADGEVVGVTTATTTGGQTRSYAVPIDDALAVVETIESGVETSSTRIGPNAYLGVSITGAENGGVSVAEATEGGPAAAAGITAGDTITAFDGVAVSEPGELSGAVADHEPGESATVTWVDTSGAEQTATVALGESPIA, via the coding sequence ATGCCCGACCAGCCGCCGCCGCCGCCTCCGTTCAGCCCCTACGCCGCTCCGGTCCCCGAGTCGCAGATCGGCGCGCAGCCGCACCGTCGCAGCACCCGGTGGGGTGCGGTGGCCGCGGCCGGTGCCCTGGGTGCCGTGGTCGCCCTGGGGGTCGGTGGCGCCGCGGGCTGGATGGTGGGCCGGAACAGCGCGACGCCGAGCGACACCGGCGCGGCCTCCGCGCCCGCCGCCGACGGCCGGGGCACCGTGCCCGGCGCGCCGTGGGGCGGCACCGGCGGTCAGTCGGACGGCGGCTCGGTCCCCGAGCTGCCCGACGACTGGTCCGGCCAGCAGCCGATGGCCGGCGACGCCTCGGCCGGCCAGACCGACGCGACCGACGAGCAGGAGACCGGGGTGGTGCTGGTGGAGAGCACGCTGACCAACGGCAGCGGCGCGGGCACCGGCTTCGTGATCGACGAGGACGGGACCGTGGTCACCAACTACCACGTGGTCGAGGGCAGCACCGCGCTCCGGGTCACCATCGCCAGCACCGGCGCCGTCTACGACGCCGAGGTGCTGGGCAGCAACGAGACCGCCGACATCGCGCTGCTGCAGCTGACCGGTGCCCAGGGCCTCGACGAGGTCGTGCTGGACGACGACGGGGTCCAGGTCGGGGAGGCGGTCACCACGATCGGCAACTCCGAGGGCCAGGGCTACCTCTCCGCGGCCAGCGGATCGGTGGTCGGGCTCGACGAGGACATCACCACCTCCGACCAGCTCACCTCCGGCACCAACGACCTCTCCGGCCTGATCGTCAACGACGTCTACGCGGTCTCCGGTGACTCCGGCGGCCCGCTCGTCGACGCCGACGGCGAGGTCGTCGGGGTCACCACCGCCACCACCACCGGCGGGCAGACCCGCAGCTATGCGGTCCCGATCGACGACGCACTCGCCGTGGTGGAGACGATCGAGTCGGGCGTGGAGACCTCGAGCACCCGGATCGGCCCGAACGCCTACCTGGGCGTCTCGATCACCGGCGCCGAGAACGGCGGCGTCAGCGTCGCCGAGGCGACCGAGGGCGGTCCGGCCGCCGCCGCCGGGATCACCGCCGGGGACACCATCACCGCCTTCGACGGTGTCGCGGTGAGCGAGCCCGGCGAGCTGTCCGGCGCCGTCGCGGACCACGAGCCCGGAGAGAGCGCCACCGTCACCTGGGTGGACACCTCCGGGGCGGAGCAGACCGCCACCGTCGCGCTCGGCGAGTCCCCGATCGCCTGA
- a CDS encoding alanine racemase gives MYEDLPTPLPVVDADRLRRNVAAMADRAARAGVALRPHVKTHKIPEIARMQVEAGASGLTVATLGEALAFAGAGFDDLFVAYPVWLDEGRTALLRRLLDRDVSLIVGCDGEEAAARLAAVTRAVPVMIEVDSGHHRTGVAPDAAGDLARTATAHGLEVRGAFTFPGHSYHPDQRAAAAAAEAAALRTAGRGLRAAGIADPVLSGGSSPSVAHLDADTLDEIRPGVYVFGDAQQWELGACAADEIAFTVHATVISRRPGTVVLDVGSKVLGADRAAWATGFGRLLDHPGARVVQLSEHHAVVEWAGAESAGAESAGAESAGAEPAGAGSAAARTDPERGVPPLGARVRVVPNHVCNAVNLVDRVQVAGPGDDRVLGGGRSPPGV, from the coding sequence GTGTATGAGGACCTGCCCACCCCGCTGCCCGTCGTCGACGCCGACCGCCTGCGGCGCAACGTCGCCGCGATGGCCGACCGGGCGGCGCGGGCCGGGGTCGCGCTGCGACCGCACGTGAAGACGCACAAGATCCCCGAGATCGCCCGGATGCAGGTCGAGGCGGGCGCCTCCGGCCTCACCGTGGCCACGCTCGGCGAGGCCCTCGCCTTCGCCGGGGCCGGCTTCGACGACCTCTTCGTCGCCTACCCGGTCTGGCTCGACGAGGGTCGTACGGCGCTGCTGCGGCGGCTCCTCGACCGCGACGTCTCGCTGATCGTGGGGTGCGACGGCGAGGAGGCCGCGGCCCGGCTCGCGGCGGTGACCCGCGCCGTGCCGGTGATGATCGAGGTGGACAGCGGCCACCACCGCACCGGCGTCGCCCCGGACGCGGCGGGCGACCTGGCGCGGACGGCGACCGCTCACGGGCTCGAGGTGCGCGGCGCGTTCACCTTCCCCGGGCACTCCTACCACCCCGACCAGCGGGCGGCAGCCGCCGCGGCCGAGGCCGCGGCGCTGCGCACCGCGGGCCGCGGGCTGCGGGCCGCCGGGATCGCGGACCCGGTGCTCAGCGGCGGTTCCTCGCCGAGCGTGGCGCACCTCGACGCGGACACGCTCGACGAGATCCGGCCCGGGGTCTACGTGTTCGGCGACGCCCAGCAGTGGGAGCTGGGCGCCTGCGCGGCCGACGAGATCGCCTTCACCGTGCACGCGACGGTGATCAGCCGCCGGCCGGGCACGGTGGTGCTCGACGTGGGCAGCAAGGTGCTGGGGGCCGACCGGGCCGCCTGGGCGACCGGGTTCGGCCGCCTGCTCGACCACCCCGGCGCCCGGGTGGTGCAGCTCTCCGAGCACCATGCAGTCGTCGAGTGGGCCGGCGCCGAGTCGGCCGGCGCGGAGTCGGCCGGCGCGGAGTCGGCCGGCGCCGAGCCGGCCGGCGCGGGGAGCGCCGCGGCGCGCACCGACCCGGAGCGGGGTGTGCCGCCGTTGGGCGCCCGGGTGCGCGTCGTACCGAACCATGTCTGCAACGCGGTCAACCTGGTCGACCGGGTGCAGGTGGCCGGACCGGGCGACGACCGCGTTCTCGGGGGTGGGCGGTCGCCGCCCGGGGTCTGA
- a CDS encoding GTP pyrophosphokinase, translating into MTSIESDQPVEDLDAHWALSVVHDGIDRDVRRRLMRFRLRYKFALDEVTTKIAILREEFEETHDHSPIEHVRTRLKSPESVVAKVARVGCEPTVEGITANIRDIAGVRVVCPFESDVYWISDMLTSQPDVTVLEVEDYIATPKPNGYRSLHLIIEIPVYLSDRTEHVPVELQIRTIAMDFWASVEHTIYYKYDGTVPSGLLDELRTAALTAASLDAMMGELRSEVRPVD; encoded by the coding sequence ATGACCAGCATCGAGAGCGATCAACCCGTCGAGGACCTCGACGCACACTGGGCGTTGAGCGTGGTGCACGACGGGATCGATCGCGACGTACGGCGCCGCCTGATGCGGTTCCGGCTCCGCTACAAGTTCGCGCTCGACGAGGTCACCACCAAGATCGCGATCCTCCGCGAGGAGTTCGAGGAGACCCACGACCACAGCCCGATCGAGCACGTGCGCACCCGGCTGAAGTCGCCGGAGAGCGTGGTGGCGAAGGTGGCCCGGGTCGGTTGCGAGCCGACCGTGGAGGGGATCACCGCCAACATCCGCGACATCGCCGGGGTGCGGGTGGTGTGCCCGTTCGAGAGCGACGTCTACTGGATCAGCGACATGCTGACCAGCCAGCCGGACGTCACCGTCCTCGAGGTCGAGGACTACATCGCCACACCCAAGCCCAACGGCTACCGCAGCCTGCACCTGATCATCGAGATCCCGGTCTACCTCTCCGACCGCACCGAGCACGTCCCGGTCGAGCTGCAGATCCGCACCATCGCGATGGACTTCTGGGCCAGCGTCGAGCACACCATCTACTACAAGTACGACGGCACCGTGCCGTCCGGCCTGCTCGACGAGCTGCGCACGGCCGCCCTCACCGCGGCGTCGTTGGACGCGATGATGGGGGAGCTGCGCAGCGAGGTGCGCCCGGTCGACTGA